From a region of the Alnus glutinosa chromosome 1, dhAlnGlut1.1, whole genome shotgun sequence genome:
- the LOC133866635 gene encoding uncharacterized protein At4g28440: MAESKPGLRKPVFTKVDQLRPGTTGHTLTVKVVSTKMVLQKGRADGPQVRQMRIAECLVGDETGMIIFTARNDQVDLMKEGGTVILRNAKIDMFKGSMRLAVDKWGRVEVTEPADFTVKEDNNLSLIEYELVNVVEE, translated from the exons ATGGCGGAATCAAAACCAGGATTGAGGAAACCAGTGTTCACTAAGGTTGATCAGCTTCGCCCAGGCACTACTGGGCATACTCTCACAGTGAAGGTTGTCAGTACTAAGATGGTGTTGCAGAAGGGTCGTGCTGACGGTCCTCAAGTGCGCCAAATGCGAATTGCTGAATGCTTGGTGGGTGATGAGACAGGAATGATTATTTTTACAGCTAGAAATGATCAAG TGGACTTGATGAAAGAGGGTGGCACTGTGATCCTGCGTAATGCTAAAATTGACATGTTCAAAGGATCAATGAGGCTTGCTGTGGACAAGTGGGGGCGTGTTGAAGTCACTGAACCTGCCGATTTCACTGTGAAGGAGGATAACAACCTGTCACTGATTGAATATGAACTTGTGAATGTTGTGGAAGAGTGA